From a region of the Capricornis sumatraensis isolate serow.1 chromosome 22, serow.2, whole genome shotgun sequence genome:
- the MCM3 gene encoding DNA replication licensing factor MCM3 isoform X4, whose product MWSCERRRETTWTSWTTSLLSNAFEELVAFQRALKDFVASIDATYAKQYEEFYIGLEGSFGSKHVSPRTLTSCFLSCVVCVEGIVTKCSLVRPKVVRSVHYCPATKKTIERRYSDLTNLVAFPSSSVYPTKDEENNPLETEYGLSVYKDHQIITIQEMPEKAPAGQLPRSVDVILDDDLVDRVKPGDRVQVVGTYRCLPGKKGGYTSGTFRTVLIACNVKQMSKDVQPSFSAEDIAKIKKFSKTRSKDIFDQLARSLAPSIHGHDYVKKAILCLLLGGVERDLENGSHIRGDINILLIGDPSVAKSQLLRYVLCTAPRAIPTTGRGSSGVGLTAAVTTDQETGERRLEAGAMVLADRGVVCIDEFDKMSDMDRTAIHEVMEQGRVTIAKAGIHARLNARCSVLAAANPVYGRYDQYKTPMENIGLQDSLLSRFDLLFIMLDQMDPEQDREISDHVLRMHRYRAPGEQDGDAMPLGSAVDILATDDPNFSPDDQQDTQIYEKHDNLLHGIKKKKEKMVSAAFMRKYIHVAKIIKPVLTQESAAYIAEEYSRLRSQDSMSSDTARTSPVTARTLETLIRLATAHAKARMSKTVDLQDAEEAVELVQYAYFKKVLEKEKKRKKPSEDESDAEDEVKSQEDQEQKTKRRRTSPSDAKEGDSYDPYDFTNTEEEMPQVHTPKATDSQETKESQKVELSESRLKAFKAALLEVFREAHAQSVGMNRLTESVNRDNEERFSAVEIQAALSRMQDDNQVMVSEGIVFLI is encoded by the exons ATGTGGAGCTGCGAGAGGCGCAGAGAGACTACCTGGACTTCCTGGACGACGAG CCTCCTGAGCAATGCCTTTGAGGAGCTGGTTGCCTTCCAGCGGGCCTTGAAGGATTTCGTGGCCTCCATCGATGCTACGTATGCCAAGCAGTACGAGGAGTTCTACATAGGCTTGGAGGGCAGCTTCGGCTCCAAGCATGTCTCTCCTCGGACTCTTACCTCCTGCTTCCTGAGCTGTGTCGTCTGTGTGGAGGGCATTGTTACTAAAT GCTCTCTAGTTCGTCCCAAAGTCGTCCGCAGTGTCCACTATTGTCCTGCTACCAAGAAGACCATAGAGCGACGTTACTCTGATCTCACCAACCTGGTGGCCTTTCCTTCCAGCTCTGTCTATCCCACCAAG GATGAGGAAAACAATCCCCTTGAGACAGAATACGGCCTTTCTGTCTACAAGGACCACCAGATCATCACCATTCAGGAAATGCCGGAGAAGGCCCCCGCCGGCCAGCTTCCCCGTTCCGTGGACGTCATCCTGGATGACGACTTGGTGGACAGAGTGAAGCCTGGTGACCGGGTGCAGGTGGTGGGGACCTACCGCTGCCTTCCTGGAAAGAAGGGAGGCTACACCTCAGGCACCTTCAG GACTGTCCTGATTGCCTGTAACGTGAAACAGATGAGCAAGGACGTTCAGCCTTCCTTCTCCGCTGAGGACATAGCCAAGATCAAGAAGTTCAGTAAAACCCGTTCCAAG GATATCTTTGACCAGCTGGCCCGGTCGCTGGCGCCCAGTATCCACGGGCACGACTATGTCAAGAAGGCGATCCTCTGCCTGCTTTTGGGTGGGGTGGAGCGAGACCTCGAGAACGGCAGCCACATCCGTGGGGACATCAATATCCTTCTCATAG GAGACCCGTCGGTCGCCAAGTCCCAGCTGCTGCGGTATGTACTGTGCACGGCACCGCGGGCCATCCCCACCACCGGCCGGGGCTCCTCCGGTGTGGGTCTCACAGCCGCTGTCACCACAGACCAGGAAACAG gtGAGCGCCGTCTGGAGGCCGGGGCCATGGTCCTGGCTGACCGAGGCGTGGTTTGCATCGATGAATTTGACAAGATGTCTGACATGGACCGCACGGCCATTCACGAGGTGATGGAGCAGGGCCGAGTCACCATCGCCAAGGCCGGTATCCATGCCCGCCTCAACGCCCGCTGCAGTGTTTTGGCAGCTGCCAACCCCGTCTACGGCAGG TACGATCAGTACAAGACCCCCATGGAGAACATCGGGCTGCAGGACTCGCTGCTATCCCGATTCGACCTCCTCTTCATCATGCTGGACCAGATGGATCCCGAGCAGGACCGGGAGATCTCGGACCACGTCCTCCGAATGCACCGCTACAGGGCACCCGGAGAGCAGGATGGTGACG CTATGCCTCTAGGCAGCGCTGTGGATATCCTGGCCACGGACGATCCCAACTTCAGCCCTGACGACCAGCAGGACACCCAGATCTACGAGAAGCATGACAACCTTCTGCATGGCATCAAGAAGAAGAA GGAGAAGATGGTGAGTGCGGCATTCATGCGGAAGTACATCCACGTGGCCAAAATCATCAAGCCTGTGCTGACGCAGGAGTCGGCCGCCTACATCGCGGAGGAGTACTCACGCCTGCGCAGTCAGGACAGCATGAGCTCGGACACCGCCAGG ACGTCTCCAGTGACAGCCCGGACCCTGGAAACCCTGATTCGCTTGGCCACGGCCCATGCCAAGGCCCGCATGAGCAAGACCGTGGACCTGCAGGATGCAGAGGAGGCTGTGGAGCTCGTCCAGTACGCCTACTTTAAGAAG GTTCTTGAGAAGGAGAAGAAACGTAAGAAGCCAAGTGAGGATGAATCAGATGCGGAAGATGAAGTGAAGAGCCAGGAGGACCAGGAACAGAAGACGAAGAG GAGGAGGACCAGTCCCTCGGATGCCAAGGAAGGGGACTCCTATGACCCCTATGACTTCACCAACACGGAGGAGGAAATGCCTCAAG TGCACACTCCAAAGGCGACAGACTCACAGGAGACCAAGGAGTCCCAGAAGGTGGAGCTGAGTGAATCCAG GTTGAAGGCCTTCAAGGCGGCCCTCTTAGAGGTGTTCCGGGAAGCTCATGCACAATCGGTTGGCATGAATCGCCTCACGGAATCCGTCAACCGAGACAACGAAGAGCGCTTCTCTGCTGTGGAGATCCAGGCTGCGCTGAGCAGGATGCAGGACGACAACCAGGTCATGGTCTCCGAGGGCATCGTCTTCCTCATCTGA
- the MCM3 gene encoding DNA replication licensing factor MCM3 isoform X1 yields the protein MAGTVVLDDVELREAQRDYLDFLDDEEDQGIYQSKVRELISDNQYRLIVNVNDLRRKNEKRANRLLSNAFEELVAFQRALKDFVASIDATYAKQYEEFYIGLEGSFGSKHVSPRTLTSCFLSCVVCVEGIVTKCSLVRPKVVRSVHYCPATKKTIERRYSDLTNLVAFPSSSVYPTKDEENNPLETEYGLSVYKDHQIITIQEMPEKAPAGQLPRSVDVILDDDLVDRVKPGDRVQVVGTYRCLPGKKGGYTSGTFRTVLIACNVKQMSKDVQPSFSAEDIAKIKKFSKTRSKDIFDQLARSLAPSIHGHDYVKKAILCLLLGGVERDLENGSHIRGDINILLIGDPSVAKSQLLRYVLCTAPRAIPTTGRGSSGVGLTAAVTTDQETGERRLEAGAMVLADRGVVCIDEFDKMSDMDRTAIHEVMEQGRVTIAKAGIHARLNARCSVLAAANPVYGRYDQYKTPMENIGLQDSLLSRFDLLFIMLDQMDPEQDREISDHVLRMHRYRAPGEQDGDAMPLGSAVDILATDDPNFSPDDQQDTQIYEKHDNLLHGIKKKKQVPGLGQESDIHRTRVCVCVWGSREKMVSAAFMRKYIHVAKIIKPVLTQESAAYIAEEYSRLRSQDSMSSDTARTSPVTARTLETLIRLATAHAKARMSKTVDLQDAEEAVELVQYAYFKKVLEKEKKRKKPSEDESDAEDEVKSQEDQEQKTKRRRTSPSDAKEGDSYDPYDFTNTEEEMPQVHTPKATDSQETKESQKVELSESRLKAFKAALLEVFREAHAQSVGMNRLTESVNRDNEERFSAVEIQAALSRMQDDNQVMVSEGIVFLI from the exons ATGGCGGGGACGGTGGTGCTGGACGATGTGGAGCTGCGAGAGGCGCAGAGAGACTACCTGGACTTCCTGGACGACGAG GAAGACCAGGGAATTTATCAGAGCAAAGTTCGGGAGCTGATTAGTGACAACCAGTACCGGTTGATTGTCAACGTGAATGACCTGCGTAGGAAAAACGAGAAGAGGGCTAACCG CCTCCTGAGCAATGCCTTTGAGGAGCTGGTTGCCTTCCAGCGGGCCTTGAAGGATTTCGTGGCCTCCATCGATGCTACGTATGCCAAGCAGTACGAGGAGTTCTACATAGGCTTGGAGGGCAGCTTCGGCTCCAAGCATGTCTCTCCTCGGACTCTTACCTCCTGCTTCCTGAGCTGTGTCGTCTGTGTGGAGGGCATTGTTACTAAAT GCTCTCTAGTTCGTCCCAAAGTCGTCCGCAGTGTCCACTATTGTCCTGCTACCAAGAAGACCATAGAGCGACGTTACTCTGATCTCACCAACCTGGTGGCCTTTCCTTCCAGCTCTGTCTATCCCACCAAG GATGAGGAAAACAATCCCCTTGAGACAGAATACGGCCTTTCTGTCTACAAGGACCACCAGATCATCACCATTCAGGAAATGCCGGAGAAGGCCCCCGCCGGCCAGCTTCCCCGTTCCGTGGACGTCATCCTGGATGACGACTTGGTGGACAGAGTGAAGCCTGGTGACCGGGTGCAGGTGGTGGGGACCTACCGCTGCCTTCCTGGAAAGAAGGGAGGCTACACCTCAGGCACCTTCAG GACTGTCCTGATTGCCTGTAACGTGAAACAGATGAGCAAGGACGTTCAGCCTTCCTTCTCCGCTGAGGACATAGCCAAGATCAAGAAGTTCAGTAAAACCCGTTCCAAG GATATCTTTGACCAGCTGGCCCGGTCGCTGGCGCCCAGTATCCACGGGCACGACTATGTCAAGAAGGCGATCCTCTGCCTGCTTTTGGGTGGGGTGGAGCGAGACCTCGAGAACGGCAGCCACATCCGTGGGGACATCAATATCCTTCTCATAG GAGACCCGTCGGTCGCCAAGTCCCAGCTGCTGCGGTATGTACTGTGCACGGCACCGCGGGCCATCCCCACCACCGGCCGGGGCTCCTCCGGTGTGGGTCTCACAGCCGCTGTCACCACAGACCAGGAAACAG gtGAGCGCCGTCTGGAGGCCGGGGCCATGGTCCTGGCTGACCGAGGCGTGGTTTGCATCGATGAATTTGACAAGATGTCTGACATGGACCGCACGGCCATTCACGAGGTGATGGAGCAGGGCCGAGTCACCATCGCCAAGGCCGGTATCCATGCCCGCCTCAACGCCCGCTGCAGTGTTTTGGCAGCTGCCAACCCCGTCTACGGCAGG TACGATCAGTACAAGACCCCCATGGAGAACATCGGGCTGCAGGACTCGCTGCTATCCCGATTCGACCTCCTCTTCATCATGCTGGACCAGATGGATCCCGAGCAGGACCGGGAGATCTCGGACCACGTCCTCCGAATGCACCGCTACAGGGCACCCGGAGAGCAGGATGGTGACG CTATGCCTCTAGGCAGCGCTGTGGATATCCTGGCCACGGACGATCCCAACTTCAGCCCTGACGACCAGCAGGACACCCAGATCTACGAGAAGCATGACAACCTTCTGCATGGCATCAAGAAGAAGAA GCAGGTGCCTGGGCTAGGGCAGGAGAGTGACATTCaccgcacgcgtgtgtgtgtgtgtgtgtggggttcCAGGGAGAAGATGGTGAGTGCGGCATTCATGCGGAAGTACATCCACGTGGCCAAAATCATCAAGCCTGTGCTGACGCAGGAGTCGGCCGCCTACATCGCGGAGGAGTACTCACGCCTGCGCAGTCAGGACAGCATGAGCTCGGACACCGCCAGG ACGTCTCCAGTGACAGCCCGGACCCTGGAAACCCTGATTCGCTTGGCCACGGCCCATGCCAAGGCCCGCATGAGCAAGACCGTGGACCTGCAGGATGCAGAGGAGGCTGTGGAGCTCGTCCAGTACGCCTACTTTAAGAAG GTTCTTGAGAAGGAGAAGAAACGTAAGAAGCCAAGTGAGGATGAATCAGATGCGGAAGATGAAGTGAAGAGCCAGGAGGACCAGGAACAGAAGACGAAGAG GAGGAGGACCAGTCCCTCGGATGCCAAGGAAGGGGACTCCTATGACCCCTATGACTTCACCAACACGGAGGAGGAAATGCCTCAAG TGCACACTCCAAAGGCGACAGACTCACAGGAGACCAAGGAGTCCCAGAAGGTGGAGCTGAGTGAATCCAG GTTGAAGGCCTTCAAGGCGGCCCTCTTAGAGGTGTTCCGGGAAGCTCATGCACAATCGGTTGGCATGAATCGCCTCACGGAATCCGTCAACCGAGACAACGAAGAGCGCTTCTCTGCTGTGGAGATCCAGGCTGCGCTGAGCAGGATGCAGGACGACAACCAGGTCATGGTCTCCGAGGGCATCGTCTTCCTCATCTGA
- the MCM3 gene encoding DNA replication licensing factor MCM3 isoform X3 → MAGTVVLDDVELREAQRDYLDFLDDEEDQGIYQSKVRELISDNQYRLIVNVNDLRRKNEKRANRLLSNAFEELVAFQRALKDFVASIDATYAKQYEEFYIGLEGSFGSKHVSPRTLTSCFLSCVVCVEGIVTKCSLVRPKVVRSVHYCPATKKTIERRYSDLTNLVAFPSSSVYPTKDHQIITIQEMPEKAPAGQLPRSVDVILDDDLVDRVKPGDRVQVVGTYRCLPGKKGGYTSGTFRTVLIACNVKQMSKDVQPSFSAEDIAKIKKFSKTRSKDIFDQLARSLAPSIHGHDYVKKAILCLLLGGVERDLENGSHIRGDINILLIGDPSVAKSQLLRYVLCTAPRAIPTTGRGSSGVGLTAAVTTDQETGERRLEAGAMVLADRGVVCIDEFDKMSDMDRTAIHEVMEQGRVTIAKAGIHARLNARCSVLAAANPVYGRYDQYKTPMENIGLQDSLLSRFDLLFIMLDQMDPEQDREISDHVLRMHRYRAPGEQDGDAMPLGSAVDILATDDPNFSPDDQQDTQIYEKHDNLLHGIKKKKEKMVSAAFMRKYIHVAKIIKPVLTQESAAYIAEEYSRLRSQDSMSSDTARTSPVTARTLETLIRLATAHAKARMSKTVDLQDAEEAVELVQYAYFKKVLEKEKKRKKPSEDESDAEDEVKSQEDQEQKTKRRRTSPSDAKEGDSYDPYDFTNTEEEMPQVHTPKATDSQETKESQKVELSESRLKAFKAALLEVFREAHAQSVGMNRLTESVNRDNEERFSAVEIQAALSRMQDDNQVMVSEGIVFLI, encoded by the exons ATGGCGGGGACGGTGGTGCTGGACGATGTGGAGCTGCGAGAGGCGCAGAGAGACTACCTGGACTTCCTGGACGACGAG GAAGACCAGGGAATTTATCAGAGCAAAGTTCGGGAGCTGATTAGTGACAACCAGTACCGGTTGATTGTCAACGTGAATGACCTGCGTAGGAAAAACGAGAAGAGGGCTAACCG CCTCCTGAGCAATGCCTTTGAGGAGCTGGTTGCCTTCCAGCGGGCCTTGAAGGATTTCGTGGCCTCCATCGATGCTACGTATGCCAAGCAGTACGAGGAGTTCTACATAGGCTTGGAGGGCAGCTTCGGCTCCAAGCATGTCTCTCCTCGGACTCTTACCTCCTGCTTCCTGAGCTGTGTCGTCTGTGTGGAGGGCATTGTTACTAAAT GCTCTCTAGTTCGTCCCAAAGTCGTCCGCAGTGTCCACTATTGTCCTGCTACCAAGAAGACCATAGAGCGACGTTACTCTGATCTCACCAACCTGGTGGCCTTTCCTTCCAGCTCTGTCTATCCCACCAAG GACCACCAGATCATCACCATTCAGGAAATGCCGGAGAAGGCCCCCGCCGGCCAGCTTCCCCGTTCCGTGGACGTCATCCTGGATGACGACTTGGTGGACAGAGTGAAGCCTGGTGACCGGGTGCAGGTGGTGGGGACCTACCGCTGCCTTCCTGGAAAGAAGGGAGGCTACACCTCAGGCACCTTCAG GACTGTCCTGATTGCCTGTAACGTGAAACAGATGAGCAAGGACGTTCAGCCTTCCTTCTCCGCTGAGGACATAGCCAAGATCAAGAAGTTCAGTAAAACCCGTTCCAAG GATATCTTTGACCAGCTGGCCCGGTCGCTGGCGCCCAGTATCCACGGGCACGACTATGTCAAGAAGGCGATCCTCTGCCTGCTTTTGGGTGGGGTGGAGCGAGACCTCGAGAACGGCAGCCACATCCGTGGGGACATCAATATCCTTCTCATAG GAGACCCGTCGGTCGCCAAGTCCCAGCTGCTGCGGTATGTACTGTGCACGGCACCGCGGGCCATCCCCACCACCGGCCGGGGCTCCTCCGGTGTGGGTCTCACAGCCGCTGTCACCACAGACCAGGAAACAG gtGAGCGCCGTCTGGAGGCCGGGGCCATGGTCCTGGCTGACCGAGGCGTGGTTTGCATCGATGAATTTGACAAGATGTCTGACATGGACCGCACGGCCATTCACGAGGTGATGGAGCAGGGCCGAGTCACCATCGCCAAGGCCGGTATCCATGCCCGCCTCAACGCCCGCTGCAGTGTTTTGGCAGCTGCCAACCCCGTCTACGGCAGG TACGATCAGTACAAGACCCCCATGGAGAACATCGGGCTGCAGGACTCGCTGCTATCCCGATTCGACCTCCTCTTCATCATGCTGGACCAGATGGATCCCGAGCAGGACCGGGAGATCTCGGACCACGTCCTCCGAATGCACCGCTACAGGGCACCCGGAGAGCAGGATGGTGACG CTATGCCTCTAGGCAGCGCTGTGGATATCCTGGCCACGGACGATCCCAACTTCAGCCCTGACGACCAGCAGGACACCCAGATCTACGAGAAGCATGACAACCTTCTGCATGGCATCAAGAAGAAGAA GGAGAAGATGGTGAGTGCGGCATTCATGCGGAAGTACATCCACGTGGCCAAAATCATCAAGCCTGTGCTGACGCAGGAGTCGGCCGCCTACATCGCGGAGGAGTACTCACGCCTGCGCAGTCAGGACAGCATGAGCTCGGACACCGCCAGG ACGTCTCCAGTGACAGCCCGGACCCTGGAAACCCTGATTCGCTTGGCCACGGCCCATGCCAAGGCCCGCATGAGCAAGACCGTGGACCTGCAGGATGCAGAGGAGGCTGTGGAGCTCGTCCAGTACGCCTACTTTAAGAAG GTTCTTGAGAAGGAGAAGAAACGTAAGAAGCCAAGTGAGGATGAATCAGATGCGGAAGATGAAGTGAAGAGCCAGGAGGACCAGGAACAGAAGACGAAGAG GAGGAGGACCAGTCCCTCGGATGCCAAGGAAGGGGACTCCTATGACCCCTATGACTTCACCAACACGGAGGAGGAAATGCCTCAAG TGCACACTCCAAAGGCGACAGACTCACAGGAGACCAAGGAGTCCCAGAAGGTGGAGCTGAGTGAATCCAG GTTGAAGGCCTTCAAGGCGGCCCTCTTAGAGGTGTTCCGGGAAGCTCATGCACAATCGGTTGGCATGAATCGCCTCACGGAATCCGTCAACCGAGACAACGAAGAGCGCTTCTCTGCTGTGGAGATCCAGGCTGCGCTGAGCAGGATGCAGGACGACAACCAGGTCATGGTCTCCGAGGGCATCGTCTTCCTCATCTGA
- the MCM3 gene encoding DNA replication licensing factor MCM3 isoform X2 translates to MAGTVVLDDVELREAQRDYLDFLDDEEDQGIYQSKVRELISDNQYRLIVNVNDLRRKNEKRANRLLSNAFEELVAFQRALKDFVASIDATYAKQYEEFYIGLEGSFGSKHVSPRTLTSCFLSCVVCVEGIVTKCSLVRPKVVRSVHYCPATKKTIERRYSDLTNLVAFPSSSVYPTKDEENNPLETEYGLSVYKDHQIITIQEMPEKAPAGQLPRSVDVILDDDLVDRVKPGDRVQVVGTYRCLPGKKGGYTSGTFRTVLIACNVKQMSKDVQPSFSAEDIAKIKKFSKTRSKDIFDQLARSLAPSIHGHDYVKKAILCLLLGGVERDLENGSHIRGDINILLIGDPSVAKSQLLRYVLCTAPRAIPTTGRGSSGVGLTAAVTTDQETGERRLEAGAMVLADRGVVCIDEFDKMSDMDRTAIHEVMEQGRVTIAKAGIHARLNARCSVLAAANPVYGRYDQYKTPMENIGLQDSLLSRFDLLFIMLDQMDPEQDREISDHVLRMHRYRAPGEQDGDAMPLGSAVDILATDDPNFSPDDQQDTQIYEKHDNLLHGIKKKKEKMVSAAFMRKYIHVAKIIKPVLTQESAAYIAEEYSRLRSQDSMSSDTARTSPVTARTLETLIRLATAHAKARMSKTVDLQDAEEAVELVQYAYFKKVLEKEKKRKKPSEDESDAEDEVKSQEDQEQKTKRRRTSPSDAKEGDSYDPYDFTNTEEEMPQVHTPKATDSQETKESQKVELSESRLKAFKAALLEVFREAHAQSVGMNRLTESVNRDNEERFSAVEIQAALSRMQDDNQVMVSEGIVFLI, encoded by the exons ATGGCGGGGACGGTGGTGCTGGACGATGTGGAGCTGCGAGAGGCGCAGAGAGACTACCTGGACTTCCTGGACGACGAG GAAGACCAGGGAATTTATCAGAGCAAAGTTCGGGAGCTGATTAGTGACAACCAGTACCGGTTGATTGTCAACGTGAATGACCTGCGTAGGAAAAACGAGAAGAGGGCTAACCG CCTCCTGAGCAATGCCTTTGAGGAGCTGGTTGCCTTCCAGCGGGCCTTGAAGGATTTCGTGGCCTCCATCGATGCTACGTATGCCAAGCAGTACGAGGAGTTCTACATAGGCTTGGAGGGCAGCTTCGGCTCCAAGCATGTCTCTCCTCGGACTCTTACCTCCTGCTTCCTGAGCTGTGTCGTCTGTGTGGAGGGCATTGTTACTAAAT GCTCTCTAGTTCGTCCCAAAGTCGTCCGCAGTGTCCACTATTGTCCTGCTACCAAGAAGACCATAGAGCGACGTTACTCTGATCTCACCAACCTGGTGGCCTTTCCTTCCAGCTCTGTCTATCCCACCAAG GATGAGGAAAACAATCCCCTTGAGACAGAATACGGCCTTTCTGTCTACAAGGACCACCAGATCATCACCATTCAGGAAATGCCGGAGAAGGCCCCCGCCGGCCAGCTTCCCCGTTCCGTGGACGTCATCCTGGATGACGACTTGGTGGACAGAGTGAAGCCTGGTGACCGGGTGCAGGTGGTGGGGACCTACCGCTGCCTTCCTGGAAAGAAGGGAGGCTACACCTCAGGCACCTTCAG GACTGTCCTGATTGCCTGTAACGTGAAACAGATGAGCAAGGACGTTCAGCCTTCCTTCTCCGCTGAGGACATAGCCAAGATCAAGAAGTTCAGTAAAACCCGTTCCAAG GATATCTTTGACCAGCTGGCCCGGTCGCTGGCGCCCAGTATCCACGGGCACGACTATGTCAAGAAGGCGATCCTCTGCCTGCTTTTGGGTGGGGTGGAGCGAGACCTCGAGAACGGCAGCCACATCCGTGGGGACATCAATATCCTTCTCATAG GAGACCCGTCGGTCGCCAAGTCCCAGCTGCTGCGGTATGTACTGTGCACGGCACCGCGGGCCATCCCCACCACCGGCCGGGGCTCCTCCGGTGTGGGTCTCACAGCCGCTGTCACCACAGACCAGGAAACAG gtGAGCGCCGTCTGGAGGCCGGGGCCATGGTCCTGGCTGACCGAGGCGTGGTTTGCATCGATGAATTTGACAAGATGTCTGACATGGACCGCACGGCCATTCACGAGGTGATGGAGCAGGGCCGAGTCACCATCGCCAAGGCCGGTATCCATGCCCGCCTCAACGCCCGCTGCAGTGTTTTGGCAGCTGCCAACCCCGTCTACGGCAGG TACGATCAGTACAAGACCCCCATGGAGAACATCGGGCTGCAGGACTCGCTGCTATCCCGATTCGACCTCCTCTTCATCATGCTGGACCAGATGGATCCCGAGCAGGACCGGGAGATCTCGGACCACGTCCTCCGAATGCACCGCTACAGGGCACCCGGAGAGCAGGATGGTGACG CTATGCCTCTAGGCAGCGCTGTGGATATCCTGGCCACGGACGATCCCAACTTCAGCCCTGACGACCAGCAGGACACCCAGATCTACGAGAAGCATGACAACCTTCTGCATGGCATCAAGAAGAAGAA GGAGAAGATGGTGAGTGCGGCATTCATGCGGAAGTACATCCACGTGGCCAAAATCATCAAGCCTGTGCTGACGCAGGAGTCGGCCGCCTACATCGCGGAGGAGTACTCACGCCTGCGCAGTCAGGACAGCATGAGCTCGGACACCGCCAGG ACGTCTCCAGTGACAGCCCGGACCCTGGAAACCCTGATTCGCTTGGCCACGGCCCATGCCAAGGCCCGCATGAGCAAGACCGTGGACCTGCAGGATGCAGAGGAGGCTGTGGAGCTCGTCCAGTACGCCTACTTTAAGAAG GTTCTTGAGAAGGAGAAGAAACGTAAGAAGCCAAGTGAGGATGAATCAGATGCGGAAGATGAAGTGAAGAGCCAGGAGGACCAGGAACAGAAGACGAAGAG GAGGAGGACCAGTCCCTCGGATGCCAAGGAAGGGGACTCCTATGACCCCTATGACTTCACCAACACGGAGGAGGAAATGCCTCAAG TGCACACTCCAAAGGCGACAGACTCACAGGAGACCAAGGAGTCCCAGAAGGTGGAGCTGAGTGAATCCAG GTTGAAGGCCTTCAAGGCGGCCCTCTTAGAGGTGTTCCGGGAAGCTCATGCACAATCGGTTGGCATGAATCGCCTCACGGAATCCGTCAACCGAGACAACGAAGAGCGCTTCTCTGCTGTGGAGATCCAGGCTGCGCTGAGCAGGATGCAGGACGACAACCAGGTCATGGTCTCCGAGGGCATCGTCTTCCTCATCTGA